The Streptococcaceae bacterium ESL0687 genome has a segment encoding these proteins:
- the racE gene encoding glutamate racemase, with product MDNRPIGFLDSGVGGLTVVKELMRQLPQEEVIYIGDSRRAPYGPRPAEQIISYTWQLVNFLVGKDVKMIVIACNTATALALDQIRQQIDIPIIGVILPGSRAAIKTSKSGQVGIIGTEMTIKSESYKKIIEKKAPKIEVHSLACPKFAPLVESNEINSSITKKVVYESLQPLVGKVDTLVLACTHYPLLRPIIQNVMGPQVKLIDSGAEAVSDISMLLDYFLINGESKRQINHKFYTTAGVESFKEIANAWLDKDIEVEHVDL from the coding sequence ATGGATAATAGACCAATAGGATTTTTAGACTCAGGAGTTGGTGGTTTAACTGTTGTTAAGGAGTTAATGAGACAGCTGCCCCAGGAAGAAGTTATTTATATAGGTGATTCTAGGCGGGCTCCTTATGGGCCAAGACCTGCGGAGCAGATTATTTCTTATACCTGGCAACTGGTCAACTTTTTAGTGGGCAAGGATGTCAAGATGATTGTTATTGCTTGTAACACAGCAACAGCTCTTGCCTTAGATCAGATTAGGCAGCAAATTGATATTCCAATTATCGGTGTTATCCTTCCAGGGAGTAGGGCTGCCATTAAGACAAGTAAAAGTGGTCAGGTCGGGATTATTGGAACAGAGATGACCATAAAAAGCGAATCCTATAAGAAAATTATTGAAAAAAAGGCACCTAAGATAGAGGTACATAGCTTAGCCTGTCCTAAATTTGCCCCCCTGGTTGAAAGTAATGAAATAAATTCTTCCATAACCAAAAAAGTTGTTTATGAGAGTTTACAGCCCCTGGTTGGTAAGGTGGATACCTTGGTCCTAGCCTGTACCCATTATCCCCTCCTAAGGCCCATTATTCAAAATGTTATGGGACCTCAAGTTAAGCTGATAGATAGTGGAGCAGAGGCTGTGAGTGATATTTCCATGCTGCTGGATTATTTTTTAATCAACGGGGAAAGTAAGCGGCAAATTAATCACAAATTTTACACAACAGCAGGTGTTGAAAGCTTTAAGGAAATAGCAAACGCCTGGTTAGACAAAGATATAGAAGTGGAGCATGTAGACCTATGA
- a CDS encoding YneF family protein: MNIGIAILLILIAAVAGFAGGIFLSRSQVKKMMMDNPPLNEDAVRMMMSSMGRKPSETQVQQVFRQIKNSAKQEANKKK; this comes from the coding sequence ATGAATATTGGAATTGCTATTTTGCTAATTCTTATTGCTGCAGTTGCAGGCTTTGCGGGTGGAATCTTCCTAAGTCGTTCTCAAGTTAAGAAAATGATGATGGATAATCCTCCCCTTAATGAAGATGCAGTTCGTATGATGATGAGTTCAATGGGTCGTAAACCAAGTGAAACTCAAGTTCAGCAAGTTTTCCGTCAGATTAAAAATTCTGCCAAACAAGAGGCAAATAAAAAGAAATAA
- a CDS encoding diaminopimelate decarboxylase → MKKPFVASEKLQEITEKYPTPFHLYDEAGIRKKARDLQAAFSWNKGFKEYFAVKATPTPAILKILQEEGCGVDCASYVELLMSHKLGFKGHDIMFSSNNTPASEFSYAEEIGAIINLDAYEHIEMLKETIAIPKTISCRYNPGGVFALGTDIMDSPEESKFGMTKDQLVQAFKELKELGVEKFGIHSFLASNTVTNDYYPALAEELFELAVYVVEKTGVDLDFINLSGGIGVNYLPEQEENDIFKIGEGVRKAYEKVLLPVGLSSVKIFTELGRFMLAPHGHLITKVLHKKKTYRDYVGVDASAVNLMRPAFYGAYHHISVSGKEDASALEKVDVVGSLCENNDKFAVERMLPPVEVGDTLVIHDTGAHGFSMGYQYNAKLRSAEILLKEDGSTTMIRRAETPEDYFATLYGFDFDQE, encoded by the coding sequence ATGAAAAAACCATTTGTGGCTAGTGAAAAATTACAGGAAATTACCGAAAAATATCCAACCCCCTTCCATCTTTATGATGAAGCTGGAATTAGAAAGAAGGCGCGTGACCTTCAAGCAGCATTTTCATGGAACAAGGGTTTTAAGGAATACTTTGCGGTTAAGGCAACCCCAACTCCTGCCATTTTAAAGATCTTACAGGAAGAAGGCTGTGGTGTTGACTGTGCCAGTTATGTGGAGCTCCTTATGAGTCACAAACTTGGTTTTAAGGGTCATGATATTATGTTCTCATCAAATAATACTCCAGCTAGTGAATTTTCTTATGCAGAAGAGATTGGAGCGATTATTAATCTTGATGCCTATGAGCATATTGAAATGCTTAAGGAAACGATTGCTATTCCTAAAACAATTAGTTGCCGTTATAATCCTGGAGGTGTATTTGCCCTTGGAACCGACATTATGGATAGCCCAGAGGAATCAAAATTTGGGATGACAAAGGATCAATTGGTCCAGGCCTTCAAAGAATTAAAGGAACTGGGAGTTGAAAAATTTGGGATTCATTCCTTTTTGGCAAGTAATACAGTAACCAATGACTATTACCCAGCCCTTGCTGAGGAATTATTTGAACTTGCCGTTTATGTGGTTGAAAAAACTGGCGTGGATCTTGATTTTATCAATCTATCAGGAGGTATTGGGGTCAATTATCTACCTGAACAGGAAGAAAATGACATCTTTAAAATTGGTGAAGGGGTAAGAAAGGCTTATGAAAAAGTTTTACTTCCAGTAGGACTTTCTTCAGTCAAAATTTTTACTGAACTAGGCCGCTTCATGCTAGCTCCACATGGTCATTTGATAACCAAGGTCCTTCATAAGAAAAAAACATACAGGGATTATGTGGGAGTTGATGCAAGTGCCGTTAACCTGATGCGCCCAGCCTTTTACGGGGCCTATCATCATATAAGTGTTAGTGGCAAGGAAGATGCATCTGCTCTCGAAAAAGTTGATGTTGTAGGTTCTTTATGTGAGAATAATGATAAGTTTGCGGTGGAAAGAATGCTTCCTCCGGTTGAAGTGGGAGATACTCTAGTCATTCATGATACAGGAGCGCACGGTTTTTCAATGGGTTACCAGTACAATGCAAAACTTAGGAGTGCAGAGATTCTGCTTAAAGAAGACGGAAGTACTACTATGATTAGACGGGCTGAAACCCCTGAAGATTACTTTGCTACCTTGTATGGCTTTGATTTTGATCAGGAGTAG
- the lepB gene encoding signal peptidase I yields the protein MVKRDLYTKLIIASVIIVFLAVLRIFIIEPIRIHNDNMAPVLVKSDQVIALKESKLENLDLVAYRHDGKKYIGRIIAIPNQEAVMLDDLLYIDGRVIKEPYIKDNETAYLLENPGEEYNTDFTVASISGKDIAKLPEDTYLILNDNRKVEDDSRKFGLINKSDIYGRISFRYYPFKDFGFVQNDEAKFENGFKVDTGLDNSQSSN from the coding sequence ATGGTAAAGAGAGATTTATATACTAAACTAATAATTGCGAGCGTTATTATTGTTTTTTTAGCAGTCTTACGTATATTTATTATTGAGCCTATTAGGATCCATAATGATAACATGGCTCCGGTTTTAGTAAAATCAGACCAGGTTATTGCCTTAAAAGAATCCAAGCTTGAAAATCTTGACCTGGTTGCTTACAGGCATGACGGTAAAAAATATATCGGAAGAATTATCGCCATTCCAAATCAAGAAGCAGTTATGCTTGATGATCTTCTCTATATTGATGGCCGGGTTATCAAGGAGCCTTATATTAAGGATAACGAAACAGCCTATCTACTTGAAAATCCAGGTGAAGAGTATAATACAGACTTCACAGTAGCAAGTATTTCAGGCAAGGATATAGCTAAATTGCCTGAGGATACCTACTTAATTTTAAATGACAACCGTAAGGTTGAAGACGACAGCAGGAAATTTGGTCTAATCAATAAATCAGATATTTACGGTCGAATCAGCTTTAGGTACTATCCATTTAAGGATTTTGGTTTTGTTCAAAATGATGAAGCAAAATTTGAAAATGGTTTTAAGGTTGATACAGGATTAGACAATTCTCAATCAAGCAATTAG
- a CDS encoding DUF2969 family protein, which yields MRKKKDIEIQIVDTTDGVDLIIGKKLVAQIIENDGKFVLRENGKEIAQYKNYSTALEEAIRSYNLAL from the coding sequence ATGAGAAAAAAGAAAGATATAGAAATCCAAATAGTTGATACAACTGATGGTGTTGACCTAATCATAGGTAAAAAACTTGTAGCACAAATCATTGAAAATGATGGTAAATTTGTTTTAAGGGAAAACGGCAAAGAGATTGCCCAATATAAAAATTATTCAACAGCCCTTGAAGAGGCTATTAGAAGTTACAATTTAGCCCTATAA
- a CDS encoding branched-chain amino acid aminotransferase, with translation MPVNIDWDNLGFEYRELPFRYISRFKDGAWDEGHLTEDAVLHIDESSTAIHYGQQGFEGLKAYRTKDGSINLFRPDKNAERLQQTARRLMMAEVPTEKFIDAVMQVVRANEDFVPPYGSGATLYLRPLLIGVGNAIGIHPAPEYIFTVFAMPVGNYFKGGLAPTNFLVSYDYDRAAPHGTGSAKVGGNYAASLVPGAVAKDMGFSDVIYLDPATHTKIEEVGSANFFGITKNDEFVTPLSPSILPSITKYSLLYLAENRLGLKAIEGDVFVDKLDDFKEAGACGTAAIISPIGGIQNGDDFHVFYSTEEVGPVTKKLYEELTGIQFGDVEAPEGWIYKV, from the coding sequence ATGCCAGTAAATATTGATTGGGATAACCTAGGGTTTGAGTATAGGGAGCTACCTTTTCGCTACATTTCAAGATTTAAAGACGGAGCCTGGGATGAGGGTCATTTAACAGAGGATGCCGTTTTACATATAGATGAGTCAAGTACTGCCATTCATTACGGACAGCAGGGATTTGAGGGATTAAAGGCTTACCGAACAAAGGACGGCTCAATCAATCTTTTTAGACCGGATAAAAATGCTGAAAGACTTCAGCAAACGGCAAGACGTCTTATGATGGCAGAAGTGCCAACTGAAAAATTTATTGACGCTGTCATGCAGGTTGTAAGAGCTAATGAAGATTTTGTTCCTCCTTATGGAAGCGGGGCAACCCTCTACCTTCGTCCCCTTCTAATTGGGGTGGGAAATGCTATTGGGATTCATCCAGCGCCAGAATACATTTTTACAGTCTTTGCCATGCCTGTTGGGAACTATTTTAAGGGCGGACTTGCTCCAACCAACTTCTTGGTTTCCTATGACTATGATAGGGCAGCTCCTCACGGGACTGGGTCAGCCAAGGTTGGTGGAAACTATGCCGCAAGTTTAGTGCCAGGTGCAGTTGCAAAGGATATGGGCTTTAGTGATGTAATTTACCTAGATCCTGCAACCCATACTAAAATTGAAGAAGTAGGAAGTGCCAACTTCTTTGGAATTACTAAAAATGATGAATTTGTAACACCACTTAGTCCGTCAATCCTACCAAGTATTACTAAATATTCCCTCCTTTACCTGGCAGAAAATCGCCTAGGTCTTAAGGCAATTGAAGGTGATGTTTTTGTGGATAAGTTGGATGATTTTAAGGAAGCCGGTGCCTGCGGAACAGCTGCTATTATTTCTCCAATTGGAGGTATTCAAAACGGGGACGACTTCCATGTCTTTTACAGCACAGAAGAAGTTGGGCCAGTAACTAAAAAACTTTATGAGGAACTTACTGGTATCCAGTTTGGCGATGTAGAAGCGCCAGAAGGTTGGATTTACAAGGTCTAA
- a CDS encoding mechanosensitive ion channel: MDLFKHTDWKKLIEFLGLKIFHLVVTTILFYILYKLCRKIISQFFKNYAKKSWSDTAWTMTFSRISLSALQYVTLFLYVYTILDIVGIPTSKLLAGAGFFGVVLSLIGHDLLSDIITGFFIIFENQANVGDYISIVNMPPALGYVESVGIRSLTIVDCNGAKIYVPNHNIQSIRNFSKQEYKVFVDLPTPNINNPDYIRKQVLAINEQIYESNKDIFLEKPIYLGIQDLAASGLYLRTVAFVKYEQNLKAQNLLLEQYIKINLIEEKEGSDN; this comes from the coding sequence ATGGACTTATTCAAACATACCGATTGGAAGAAATTAATTGAATTTTTAGGTTTAAAAATTTTTCATCTGGTAGTTACAACAATTTTATTTTACATCCTCTATAAACTTTGCCGCAAAATAATCAGTCAATTTTTTAAAAATTATGCCAAAAAATCCTGGTCAGATACAGCTTGGACCATGACCTTTTCTAGGATTTCCTTAAGTGCCCTTCAATATGTAACCCTCTTTTTATATGTTTACACTATCCTTGATATTGTAGGGATTCCAACCAGTAAACTTCTAGCTGGAGCTGGATTTTTCGGGGTTGTCCTCTCCCTAATCGGCCATGACCTACTATCAGATATCATTACAGGATTCTTTATCATCTTTGAAAACCAGGCCAATGTAGGGGACTATATTTCTATCGTTAACATGCCACCTGCACTTGGTTATGTAGAATCTGTCGGTATTAGAAGTCTGACCATCGTTGACTGCAACGGAGCAAAAATCTACGTTCCCAACCATAACATTCAAAGTATCAGGAACTTTTCCAAGCAAGAATATAAGGTCTTCGTTGACCTACCAACTCCTAATATCAATAATCCTGACTATATTAGGAAACAAGTTCTTGCAATTAATGAACAGATTTATGAAAGCAATAAGGATATCTTCCTTGAAAAGCCCATTTATCTTGGAATCCAAGATCTAGCAGCATCAGGTCTATATCTTAGAACTGTAGCCTTTGTTAAATACGAACAAAATTTAAAGGCCCAAAACCTGCTTTTAGAACAATACATTAAAATTAATCTGATAGAAGAAAAAGAAGGCTCAGACAATTAG
- the budA gene encoding acetolactate decarboxylase gives MTDRIKLFQHNTLSALMSGLYAGNLTIGELLTHGDFGIGTIDSIDGELIILDGRAFQAKGDKTITELSDDSLVPYAAVIFHTPEVIGIERSEINSTDLAKKMESYFEGFNLFRSIKVEGLFKEMKVRMITRSESGKRFASVAKNQPEYIEENVRGTIVGIWTPEMFHGVSLAGYHLHFISDDYSFGGHVMSYVLEEGRFELGPVHVLEQNFPTNDKNFLLADLDVERLKEDIDMSE, from the coding sequence ATGACTGATAGAATAAAACTTTTTCAACATAACACCTTAAGTGCTTTAATGTCAGGGCTTTATGCTGGAAATCTAACAATTGGTGAGTTACTAACTCACGGTGATTTTGGAATTGGAACAATTGATTCAATTGACGGGGAGCTAATCATTCTTGATGGTCGTGCCTTTCAGGCTAAGGGTGATAAAACAATTACTGAGCTTTCAGATGATTCTTTAGTTCCTTATGCCGCAGTAATTTTTCATACCCCTGAAGTTATCGGTATTGAAAGAAGCGAGATAAATAGCACTGATTTGGCCAAGAAGATGGAAAGTTATTTTGAAGGTTTTAATCTCTTTAGGTCAATCAAGGTTGAAGGACTTTTCAAGGAGATGAAGGTTAGGATGATAACTCGCTCCGAAAGTGGTAAGCGTTTTGCCAGTGTTGCAAAAAATCAACCAGAATACATTGAAGAGAATGTGAGAGGGACAATTGTAGGGATTTGGACCCCTGAAATGTTCCACGGTGTAAGTCTTGCTGGCTATCACCTTCATTTTATCTCTGATGACTATAGCTTTGGTGGTCATGTTATGAGTTATGTCTTAGAGGAAGGACGCTTTGAACTAGGCCCTGTCCATGTTCTGGAACAAAATTTCCCGACTAACGACAAGAACTTTCTTTTAGCTGATTTGGATGTTGAAAGACTTAAAGAAGATATTGATATGAGTGAATAA